One part of the Thermoanaerobacterium sp. CMT5567-10 genome encodes these proteins:
- a CDS encoding calcium-translocating P-type ATPase, SERCA-type: MFQTKKPENGAIYFFNNEVDKNGLSEQEARKRLLKYGPNVLEEGKKLTALDIFLDQFRDFIIMVLLAATLISAIMGEIADAVTITIIIILNAVLGFMQEYRTEQSLEALKKLSAPSSKVIRDGVIKEIPSEEITIDDVIVLEAGDRVPADAVVFESYNLKLDESILTGESVPVSKEPTEIGNRKTVEKKSIIYMGTVVTNGRCKALVVDVGMRTEMGKIAGMIKEIDDNMTPLQKRLDKLGKILVTGSLLICALVTVIGIARGESIYYMFLSGVSLAVAAIPEGLPAVVTVSLAIGVQRMLKRNAIVRKLPAVETLGCTNVICTDKTGTLTENKMTVKKIFVNDDVVEIEGKNMQSRFVSRGKKIDTAYDATIKRLLEIGAVCNNADVKIDRFKVRSEFVDDVKYYGEPTEAAILYASILGGISKESVERKIRRIEEIPFDSDRKRMSVVVEENGLMYAFTKGAPDVVVELCTKVLKDGREVPLSSFEKKKILEANERFSRSALRVLAFAYRRLPKGIRYDSTNIEKDLVFVGLEGMIDPPRKEAYDAVFKCKLAGIKPIMITGDHKLTAAAIADELNIHSKTENIMTGDEIDKIDDKTLCEAVENTTVYARVSPKHKLRIVRALKKRGFTVAMTGDGVNDAPAIKEADIGISMGKSGTDVAKEASSMILTDDNFATIVAAIEEGRIIYDNIRKFIRYLLSCNIGEVITMFIAALTSLELPLVPIQILMVNLVTDGLPALALGLDPADKDIMNLKPRKADESIFSNGLGTRIGIVGILMAICTLSSYVFALTYGTLDRARTIAFSTLVMVELIHSFECRSERHLIFELGVFSNKYLIIASTVSFLLFVSTIYIPFLSSVFKTAPLTWFDWLVVVFFSSIEFVFNNLYTAFVLPKKEAK; this comes from the coding sequence ATGTTTCAAACAAAAAAACCTGAAAATGGAGCAATTTACTTCTTTAACAATGAAGTAGATAAAAATGGGTTAAGCGAACAAGAAGCACGAAAAAGATTGTTAAAATACGGTCCTAATGTACTTGAGGAAGGGAAAAAATTGACGGCATTGGATATTTTTTTAGATCAATTCAGGGATTTTATAATAATGGTTCTTTTAGCTGCAACGCTTATTTCTGCAATCATGGGAGAAATTGCAGATGCAGTTACTATTACTATAATAATTATCTTGAATGCCGTATTGGGGTTTATGCAGGAATACAGGACAGAACAGTCTTTAGAAGCACTAAAAAAGCTATCGGCTCCATCGTCAAAAGTAATTAGAGATGGGGTTATCAAGGAAATTCCGTCTGAAGAAATAACGATTGATGATGTAATCGTACTTGAAGCTGGCGATAGAGTACCTGCAGATGCTGTCGTTTTTGAATCATATAATCTCAAATTAGATGAATCTATTTTAACAGGCGAATCTGTTCCGGTATCGAAAGAGCCCACGGAGATAGGAAATAGAAAGACTGTAGAGAAAAAAAGCATTATATACATGGGGACAGTAGTTACAAACGGAAGGTGCAAGGCACTTGTTGTAGATGTCGGCATGAGGACAGAGATGGGCAAGATTGCAGGCATGATTAAAGAGATTGATGACAATATGACACCCCTTCAAAAGAGACTTGACAAATTGGGTAAAATTCTTGTAACAGGATCGTTATTGATTTGTGCGCTTGTGACAGTGATTGGCATTGCTAGAGGTGAATCCATATATTATATGTTTTTATCAGGTGTAAGCCTTGCTGTTGCTGCTATTCCAGAAGGACTTCCTGCGGTTGTGACGGTATCCCTTGCAATAGGCGTGCAGAGGATGTTAAAAAGAAATGCCATTGTAAGGAAACTTCCGGCCGTAGAGACACTTGGATGTACCAATGTTATCTGCACTGATAAGACAGGTACGCTGACAGAAAATAAAATGACAGTGAAAAAGATTTTTGTAAATGACGATGTAGTAGAAATTGAAGGGAAGAATATGCAGAGCAGATTTGTATCGAGAGGTAAGAAAATAGATACAGCATATGATGCAACAATAAAAAGGCTTTTGGAGATCGGTGCTGTATGCAATAACGCTGATGTAAAAATAGACAGGTTTAAGGTTCGCAGTGAATTTGTTGATGATGTTAAATATTACGGTGAACCTACAGAGGCAGCTATTTTGTATGCATCTATTTTAGGTGGTATATCAAAAGAGTCTGTAGAGCGAAAGATAAGGCGCATTGAAGAGATTCCATTTGATTCTGACAGAAAAAGGATGAGCGTCGTGGTTGAGGAAAATGGCTTGATGTATGCATTTACGAAGGGTGCCCCAGATGTTGTAGTCGAACTATGCACTAAGGTTTTAAAGGATGGAAGGGAGGTTCCACTCAGCTCTTTTGAAAAGAAGAAAATACTTGAGGCAAATGAAAGGTTCAGCAGAAGTGCTCTTAGGGTTTTAGCATTTGCATATAGAAGGCTGCCGAAAGGCATTAGATATGATTCAACAAATATTGAAAAAGACTTGGTATTTGTGGGATTGGAAGGAATGATAGATCCTCCCAGAAAGGAAGCTTATGATGCTGTTTTTAAATGCAAATTGGCAGGGATAAAGCCAATTATGATAACGGGTGATCATAAACTGACTGCCGCTGCGATTGCAGATGAATTAAATATACATAGCAAGACAGAAAATATCATGACAGGTGACGAAATAGACAAAATAGATGATAAAACACTCTGTGAGGCGGTGGAAAATACGACAGTATATGCTAGAGTCTCGCCAAAGCATAAGCTCCGCATTGTCAGAGCTCTTAAGAAGAGGGGATTTACTGTTGCAATGACCGGCGATGGAGTAAATGATGCACCTGCAATTAAAGAAGCTGATATTGGAATCTCAATGGGGAAAAGCGGTACAGACGTAGCGAAAGAGGCGTCATCAATGATTTTGACTGATGACAATTTTGCAACTATAGTTGCGGCTATTGAGGAAGGCAGAATAATATACGACAACATAAGAAAATTTATAAGGTACCTGCTTTCTTGCAATATTGGAGAAGTCATTACTATGTTTATAGCGGCTTTGACATCATTAGAGCTTCCACTTGTACCCATTCAGATTTTGATGGTGAATCTTGTAACAGATGGTTTGCCAGCTCTAGCCCTAGGTCTCGATCCTGCAGATAAAGATATAATGAATTTAAAGCCGAGAAAAGCCGACGAAAGTATTTTTTCAAATGGACTTGGGACTAGAATAGGTATTGTAGGTATTTTAATGGCGATATGTACTTTGTCTTCTTATGTATTTGCATTGACATACGGCACTTTGGATAGAGCAAGAACGATCGCTTTTTCAACGCTTGTCATGGTTGAGCTTATACATTCTTTTGAATGTAGATCAGAGAGGCATTTGATATTTGAACTTGGTGTATTCAGCAATAAATATCTTATAATCGCCTCTACTGTATCGTTTTTACTGTTTGTCTCAACTATATACATACCATTTTTAAGCAGTGTCTTTAAAACTGCCCCACTTACGTGGTTTGACTGGCTGGTAGTAGTATTTTTCTCCTCGATAGAGTTTGTCTTTAATAACTTGTATACGGCATTTGTACTGCCAAAAAAAGAGGCGAAGTAA
- a CDS encoding DUF2225 domain-containing protein, translating to MNTFLYDVKTKCPVCGREFTYTKVRMSHLKVLERRKDLYIKYDGIEPFFYDPIVCPNCGYAALSDVFNNISDEGKKEILSKITTNWTKRKFSGERTPQKALESYLLSLYCSQLKNDKDIIFAKTCLRIAWIYNILNDSSNENRYLKISLEMYKKAYEGFEAYDGEIQLIYMIGELNKILGYRDEALKWFNKVINHPDRKNHSLIVNYAKDEWQSLKI from the coding sequence ATGAATACATTTTTGTACGATGTTAAGACAAAATGCCCAGTTTGCGGTAGGGAATTTACTTATACTAAAGTAAGGATGTCGCATCTTAAAGTGTTGGAGAGAAGAAAGGACCTATATATTAAATATGATGGGATAGAGCCCTTTTTTTATGACCCTATCGTTTGTCCAAATTGTGGATATGCAGCTTTAAGTGATGTTTTTAATAATATCAGTGATGAAGGCAAAAAAGAAATATTATCAAAAATTACTACCAACTGGACTAAGAGGAAATTTTCTGGTGAAAGAACACCACAAAAGGCGCTTGAATCATATCTCTTATCACTTTACTGCTCACAGCTTAAGAATGATAAAGATATTATTTTTGCAAAGACATGTCTTAGAATTGCATGGATATACAATATTTTGAATGATTCTAGCAATGAAAATAGATATTTAAAAATCTCATTAGAAATGTATAAAAAGGCATATGAAGGCTTTGAAGCGTATGATGGGGAGATACAGCTTATATACATGATAGGTGAGTTAAACAAGATATTAGGTTATAGAGACGAAGCGCTAAAATGGTTCAATAAAGTTATAAATCATCCTGATAGAAAAAATCATTCTCTAATTGTGAATTATGCAAAGGATGAATGGCAAAGCTTAAAAATATGA
- a CDS encoding LCP family protein: MKKKRLIFILVIAVIIALSIWAYKSYNVINNPETAFRNSEAPKSSSDIDTAKKDKSEFNADKIYLAFLGLDMTDERIKTIGNFRTDTIGIFSIDLKTKKVNLLSIPRDTYVQIPDREGYDKINAAYPYGGMGKSGYELSLKTISNFLGIDVNYYVSIDMQNISQIVDAVGGIPINVEEDMHTHGANLNKGYQVLDGKKAEEYVRWRYDPMGDINRVKRQQQFLLAFLKQLKANKNDVSSYLKLYNAFKGDIYTNLNFNQILALISVMKDVNADDIKTYTVPGSFYNLNNISYWKPDMEKLNEILKEFK, encoded by the coding sequence ATGAAGAAAAAAAGATTAATATTTATATTAGTTATTGCCGTTATCATTGCACTATCTATTTGGGCCTACAAAAGTTATAATGTGATAAATAACCCTGAAACCGCATTTAGAAACAGTGAAGCACCAAAAAGTTCAAGCGACATCGATACAGCTAAAAAAGATAAATCCGAATTTAACGCTGACAAAATATATTTGGCATTTCTCGGTTTAGATATGACAGATGAAAGAATAAAAACAATAGGAAACTTTAGGACAGATACAATAGGGATATTTTCAATCGACTTAAAAACAAAAAAAGTAAATCTTTTATCGATTCCAAGAGATACATACGTTCAAATACCAGACAGAGAAGGATACGATAAAATAAATGCTGCATATCCATATGGTGGCATGGGCAAAAGCGGATATGAATTAAGCTTGAAGACAATCAGCAACTTTCTAGGAATCGATGTTAATTACTACGTATCAATAGATATGCAAAATATCTCTCAGATAGTCGATGCTGTTGGTGGCATTCCAATAAACGTTGAAGAAGACATGCACACACACGGTGCCAATTTAAACAAAGGTTATCAGGTTTTAGACGGCAAAAAAGCTGAAGAATATGTTAGATGGCGTTACGACCCGATGGGAGACATAAATAGAGTAAAAAGACAGCAGCAATTTTTACTGGCTTTTTTAAAACAATTAAAGGCAAACAAAAATGATGTATCTTCATACCTAAAATTGTACAATGCTTTTAAAGGTGATATATACACAAACCTTAACTTCAATCAGATACTTGCCTTGATTTCGGTGATGAAAGATGTAAACGCTGATGACATTAAAACTTACACAGTACCAGGAAGTTTCTATAATTTAAACAATATAAGCTACTGGAAGCCCGATATGGAAAAACTGAATGAAATACTTAAAGAATTTAAGTAA
- the galU gene encoding UTP--glucose-1-phosphate uridylyltransferase GalU gives MKIRKAIIPAAGLGTRFLPATKAQPKEMLPIVDKPTIQYIVEEAVNSGIEDILIITGRNKRAIEDHFDKSVELELELKKKGKENLLNLVEDITNMVDIHYIRQKEPKGLGHAIYCAHTFVGDEPFAVLLGDDIVDAEVPVLKQMIEQYERYNCSIIGVQEVPKSEVDKYGIVDANMIDDRLYRVNNLVEKPKKEEAPSNMAILGRYIISPRIFDILKDLRPGAGGEIQLTDALKVLLNYEAIYAYNFEGKRYDVGDKLGYLKATVEYALKRDDLKDDFIKYLKTLNLASCDALEDVAISGLDVK, from the coding sequence ATGAAAATAAGAAAAGCGATAATTCCAGCGGCAGGACTTGGAACTAGGTTTTTGCCTGCAACAAAAGCACAGCCAAAAGAAATGCTTCCAATAGTTGATAAGCCCACGATTCAATATATAGTAGAAGAAGCTGTAAACTCTGGCATAGAAGATATACTCATTATAACAGGAAGAAACAAAAGAGCCATAGAAGACCATTTCGACAAATCTGTAGAATTAGAGTTAGAATTAAAGAAAAAAGGCAAAGAAAATCTTTTAAATCTCGTTGAAGATATAACAAATATGGTGGATATACATTATATAAGGCAAAAAGAGCCAAAGGGACTTGGCCATGCCATTTATTGTGCACATACATTTGTAGGAGATGAGCCATTTGCAGTTCTTTTAGGAGATGATATAGTTGATGCAGAAGTACCTGTATTGAAGCAGATGATAGAACAGTACGAAAGATACAACTGCTCTATAATAGGCGTACAAGAAGTACCAAAGAGTGAAGTAGACAAATACGGCATAGTAGATGCCAACATGATTGATGACAGGCTGTATAGAGTAAACAACCTAGTAGAGAAGCCAAAAAAAGAAGAAGCACCGTCAAACATGGCCATACTTGGAAGGTATATAATATCGCCAAGGATATTTGATATACTAAAAGACTTAAGGCCCGGAGCAGGTGGAGAAATACAGCTTACTGATGCACTTAAAGTCTTATTAAACTATGAAGCAATATATGCATATAATTTTGAAGGAAAGAGGTATGATGTAGGAGATAAATTAGGGTATCTTAAAGCAACTGTTGAATATGCTTTGAAAAGAGACGACTTAAAAGATGACTTTATAAAATACTTAAAAACTCTAAATTTAGCTAGCTGTGATGCTTTGGAAGATGTTGCGATTTCTGGTTTAGATGTAAAATAA
- the loaP gene encoding antiterminator LoaP, with the protein MKDGEKWYVIYTRTGDELKVKRLIELLFSKLNKKPIRVLIPKRAIIERKGKKRVEKIKFLFPGYVFIKTNMCFEIYYEISKLPHFLKFLKDDVEPAEVRDDEIRIILSLVGDSDIVGFSTGIKIGGKVKIIDGPLKGFEGLIEKIDRRKGRVKVRLNVSGNVNLVDLGIRIVENLDKSEKDELSEVS; encoded by the coding sequence GTGAAAGATGGTGAAAAATGGTATGTTATATACACAAGAACGGGGGATGAATTAAAGGTAAAGAGGTTAATCGAATTATTATTTAGCAAGCTCAATAAGAAGCCTATTAGAGTATTGATACCTAAAAGAGCGATAATTGAAAGAAAGGGAAAAAAGCGGGTAGAGAAGATCAAATTTTTATTTCCTGGCTATGTCTTTATTAAAACTAATATGTGTTTTGAAATATATTATGAGATTTCAAAGTTACCTCATTTTTTGAAATTCTTAAAAGATGACGTGGAGCCCGCTGAGGTTAGAGATGACGAAATAAGAATTATACTTTCGCTTGTGGGCGACTCTGACATTGTTGGATTCTCAACAGGAATCAAGATAGGTGGTAAAGTTAAGATAATCGATGGACCGCTTAAGGGGTTTGAAGGTCTCATTGAAAAAATTGACAGGCGGAAAGGAAGGGTAAAAGTAAGGCTAAATGTATCTGGAAATGTTAATCTTGTAGATTTAGGTATACGCATAGTGGAAAATTTAGATAAAAGCGAAAAAGATGAGCTTTCAGAAGTTTCGTGA
- a CDS encoding phosphomannomutase/phosphoglucomutase, giving the protein MALNQNMFRMYDIRGVWNDDLTEETAELIGKAFGTYIQNEKGIKDVIVGRDNRISSKPIRNAVVNGLTSTGCNVLDIGVLSTPAFYYSRILYNYDAGLMITASHNPPQFNGFKVAFGPSTIYGDELKKLYYIAENGDFKTGAGSLKYAYPIQSYIKMIQAKVKLGNRKLKVVVDCGNGTCSNIYPDIVYGLGCEVYPLYCESDPTFPNHFPDPVNADNLKDLIKEVKRLGADVGIAFDGDGDRIGVVDEKGNIIWGDMLMVLYWREIMKKHPGADAIVEVKCSKALPEEIKKLGGNPIFYKTGHSLIKAKMKELNAVFTGEMSGHMFFADEYYGYDDAAYAAARLLRILSNTDKTLSELLSDVPKYPSTPELRLHCDDEKKFDVVKGVTEYFRGKGYDLIDIDGARVMFDGGWGLVRASNTGPELIVRCEADTEARLEEIKSELAEVLKKYGVELK; this is encoded by the coding sequence ATGGCATTAAACCAAAATATGTTTAGAATGTACGATATACGTGGTGTATGGAATGATGACCTTACTGAGGAAACAGCAGAACTTATTGGTAAAGCCTTCGGTACATATATTCAAAATGAAAAAGGCATAAAAGACGTAATTGTAGGCAGGGACAACAGGATATCATCAAAACCTATAAGGAATGCGGTAGTAAATGGACTTACCTCTACTGGCTGCAATGTGCTGGATATCGGTGTTCTATCGACGCCTGCTTTTTATTATTCCCGCATACTGTACAATTACGATGCAGGACTTATGATAACAGCAAGCCACAATCCACCACAGTTTAACGGATTTAAAGTTGCATTTGGACCGTCAACTATATATGGGGATGAGCTTAAGAAGCTCTATTATATTGCAGAGAATGGCGATTTCAAGACAGGGGCAGGTTCTTTGAAATATGCATATCCGATACAAAGTTATATAAAGATGATACAGGCCAAAGTAAAACTTGGCAATAGAAAGCTTAAAGTAGTTGTTGACTGCGGAAACGGCACATGCTCAAACATCTATCCAGATATTGTATATGGACTTGGGTGCGAAGTGTACCCGCTTTACTGCGAATCAGATCCAACATTTCCAAACCATTTTCCGGACCCAGTCAACGCAGACAATTTGAAAGACCTGATAAAAGAGGTTAAAAGACTTGGTGCAGACGTTGGCATAGCTTTTGACGGCGATGGAGATAGGATTGGCGTCGTTGACGAAAAAGGCAATATAATATGGGGCGATATGCTGATGGTGCTTTACTGGAGAGAAATCATGAAAAAGCATCCTGGAGCAGACGCTATAGTTGAAGTAAAATGTTCAAAGGCACTGCCAGAAGAGATAAAGAAACTGGGCGGCAATCCTATCTTCTACAAGACGGGTCACAGCCTTATAAAAGCCAAAATGAAAGAGCTTAATGCTGTTTTTACAGGTGAGATGTCAGGTCACATGTTCTTTGCAGACGAGTATTACGGCTACGACGATGCAGCATATGCTGCAGCAAGGCTTTTAAGAATACTTTCCAATACAGATAAGACATTATCGGAGCTTCTTTCTGATGTTCCAAAATATCCGTCAACGCCGGAATTGAGATTGCACTGCGATGATGAAAAGAAATTTGACGTTGTGAAAGGTGTGACAGAGTATTTTAGGGGAAAAGGATATGATTTAATAGATATCGACGGTGCAAGAGTTATGTTTGACGGTGGATGGGGGCTTGTCAGAGCTTCAAATACAGGACCAGAATTGATCGTAAGGTGCGAGGCTGATACAGAGGCAAGGCTAGAAGAGATAAAAAGTGAACTTGCAGAAGTATTAAAGAAATACGGCGTTGAGCTTAAGTAG
- a CDS encoding Rpn family recombination-promoting nuclease/putative transposase, translating into MSQKYDITMKNIFSDMADDIMSYFLGLQYTKIDELNIEFERVERRDSDMIFKCTTDKGNVAVHIEFQSENDRKMPYRMLRYSLEIMEKHNLLPYQIVVYIGKDNVKMANSLNYDFGEQNTLDYKYRIINVGDIKYTDVVKTDYYDLYSLLPLMDKNRRKEEGEKYLERCVEAIKDIPLDINKKKDIAFKAEILSGIVFKREVIEKVFSEVMKMFRIEESETYKMIIEKGFEKGIEKGEKEKSIKIAKKLLEEGMDIDKIAKITELAKEEIKKLIN; encoded by the coding sequence ATGAGCCAGAAATACGATATAACGATGAAAAATATTTTTTCGGATATGGCCGATGACATAATGAGTTATTTTTTAGGACTACAATACACAAAGATTGATGAATTAAATATAGAATTTGAAAGAGTCGAACGAAGGGACAGCGACATGATATTCAAATGCACTACAGACAAAGGAAATGTGGCTGTGCACATAGAATTTCAATCAGAAAATGACAGAAAAATGCCTTATAGGATGCTAAGATATTCCCTAGAGATAATGGAAAAGCACAATCTCTTACCATATCAGATAGTCGTATATATAGGAAAAGACAATGTGAAAATGGCAAATAGTTTAAACTATGACTTTGGAGAACAGAACACATTAGACTATAAATACAGAATAATAAATGTTGGCGACATAAAATATACCGATGTTGTAAAGACAGATTATTATGACTTGTATTCACTTCTACCATTGATGGACAAAAATAGAAGGAAAGAAGAAGGAGAAAAATATCTGGAAAGATGTGTTGAAGCCATAAAAGACATTCCTTTGGACATAAACAAAAAGAAGGACATAGCATTTAAGGCAGAGATATTATCAGGTATAGTTTTTAAAAGAGAAGTTATTGAGAAAGTTTTTTCGGAGGTGATGAAGATGTTTAGAATTGAAGAATCCGAGACGTATAAAATGATAATTGAGAAAGGCTTTGAAAAAGGTATTGAAAAAGGTGAAAAAGAAAAAAGCATAAAAATTGCTAAAAAATTATTAGAAGAAGGTATGGATATTGATAAAATAGCAAAAATTACAGAATTAGCAAAAGAAGAGATAAAAAAATTAATAAATTAA
- a CDS encoding TIGR02679 family protein — protein MKAEDIEFFKRNKGYERIFKAIRDKYKSIGRIGGVIKLDDLTDSEKEVLSNHFKKDFSKRKSVNIDVNKFAATFLNTRFEEYSLIDILESYFDEKLTSKKDDMYQYANEKEKFFNRFLSDYEGTKCWQWLKSIYDNKAVGLRTINQRYDSNRTLLERDIKYVCDALNRLPVYEGKKLRLPVFSSHITRDPHGFDVNTDCGKMFINALSTIFGVEEVKNSEEIAELFYRAGIVIDEISNFVTLKGLLAYSADKCNKVFKAAYECNEVLQVPLYNLSEIDRVESPSKKVFVLENPGVFLSVCDFIKKPVPLVCAYGQPRLSLLVLLDMLYKNGTDIYYSGDFDPEGIQIAHRFFKRYPERFHFLRYDVEDYIKALSDKTLTESRLKMLDKIDTVQLKPLIDKMRLLRKTGYQELIIDDIIKDVLAMN, from the coding sequence ATGAAAGCTGAAGATATAGAGTTCTTTAAAAGAAACAAAGGATATGAAAGGATATTTAAAGCCATACGCGATAAGTATAAAAGCATAGGAAGGATAGGCGGTGTAATCAAACTTGATGACTTGACGGATTCGGAAAAAGAAGTATTGTCTAACCATTTTAAAAAAGACTTTAGCAAACGAAAATCAGTAAATATCGATGTCAATAAATTTGCAGCGACATTTTTAAATACGAGATTTGAAGAATACAGCTTAATCGATATATTAGAATCGTATTTTGATGAAAAGCTGACCAGCAAAAAAGATGATATGTACCAGTATGCAAATGAAAAAGAAAAGTTCTTTAATAGATTTTTATCTGATTATGAAGGGACAAAATGCTGGCAGTGGTTGAAATCTATTTATGATAATAAAGCTGTAGGCCTAAGAACGATAAACCAGAGATATGACAGTAATCGCACTTTGCTCGAAAGAGATATAAAATACGTTTGTGATGCACTGAATAGACTTCCGGTTTATGAAGGAAAAAAGTTAAGGCTTCCAGTCTTTTCATCGCATATCACTAGAGATCCGCATGGATTTGACGTAAATACTGACTGCGGTAAAATGTTTATAAATGCATTGTCTACGATTTTTGGGGTCGAGGAGGTAAAAAATTCTGAAGAGATTGCTGAGCTTTTTTATAGGGCTGGTATTGTGATTGATGAGATATCGAATTTTGTGACGCTTAAAGGGCTTTTGGCTTATAGTGCAGATAAGTGCAACAAGGTATTTAAAGCGGCATATGAGTGCAATGAAGTTTTGCAAGTACCGCTTTACAATCTTAGTGAGATCGACAGGGTTGAGAGTCCATCAAAAAAGGTATTTGTTTTAGAAAATCCAGGTGTTTTTTTGTCCGTATGCGACTTTATAAAGAAACCTGTTCCACTTGTCTGCGCATATGGTCAGCCGAGGTTGTCATTGCTTGTCCTTTTAGATATGCTATATAAAAATGGTACAGACATATATTATTCAGGTGATTTTGACCCAGAAGGAATACAGATAGCGCATAGATTTTTCAAAAGATATCCTGAAAGATTCCATTTTTTGAGGTATGATGTTGAAGATTATATAAAAGCTTTATCAGATAAGACATTGACTGAATCAAGGCTTAAAATGCTAGATAAGATCGATACGGTTCAATTAAAGCCTTTAATAGATAAAATGAGATTATTGAGAAAAACTGGTTATCAAGAGCTTATTATTGATGATATCATTAAAGATGTATTGGCAATGAATTAA